A section of the Clostridium felsineum DSM 794 genome encodes:
- a CDS encoding homoserine dehydrogenase, with protein MNKIKIGILGLGNVGRGVLKILNTNKEEIQKRSGYDIEIAKILVRDIDKNRGIDVQKEILTVNPDDILEDDSIKIVIEVIGGVHPAKEYILKAMKNKKHVVTANKMLLATEGDALYDAAEEEGVMFYYEASVAGGIPIIHAINESLTANKIEQLIGIINGTTNYILTKMTLEKMNFKDALKEAQNKGFAEADPTSDIEAYDAMYKLAILSSLSFGTKINVDDIYREGITKIEPIDIEFAREFGYIIKLIAIVKETETGLEMRVHPAMIPERHPLASVNDSFNAIFIKGNAVGDIMLYGRGAGDLPTGSAVVADIISILRGSVDVSAISTVKKNFWDRKINSMDKTRSEYYVRITVKDLPGVLGEISMIFGNEGVSLLSVMQKGKREECVTVVYFTHLANEGMINSAIEKIKNSKYTKSVDNIIRIENIQ; from the coding sequence ATGAACAAAATCAAAATAGGAATTTTGGGGCTTGGTAATGTAGGTAGAGGTGTTTTGAAAATACTCAACACCAATAAAGAAGAAATACAAAAAAGATCAGGGTATGATATAGAAATTGCAAAAATTCTTGTAAGAGATATAGATAAAAACAGGGGAATAGATGTACAAAAAGAAATACTTACAGTAAATCCGGATGATATACTTGAAGATGATTCTATAAAAATAGTTATTGAAGTAATTGGTGGGGTACATCCAGCTAAAGAATACATATTAAAGGCTATGAAAAATAAAAAGCATGTGGTAACTGCAAATAAAATGCTTCTTGCAACAGAGGGAGATGCTTTATATGATGCAGCCGAAGAAGAGGGAGTTATGTTTTATTATGAAGCAAGTGTTGCAGGTGGAATACCAATAATACATGCAATAAATGAAAGCCTTACGGCTAATAAGATTGAACAGCTTATTGGAATAATAAATGGTACTACAAATTATATTTTAACTAAAATGACACTTGAAAAAATGAATTTCAAAGATGCACTGAAAGAGGCACAAAATAAAGGATTTGCAGAGGCTGATCCAACTTCAGATATTGAGGCCTATGATGCTATGTATAAGCTTGCTATATTGAGTTCGCTTTCATTTGGTACAAAAATAAATGTTGATGATATATATAGAGAAGGAATAACTAAAATAGAACCTATAGATATAGAATTTGCCAGAGAATTTGGATATATAATAAAATTAATTGCAATTGTAAAGGAAACGGAAACAGGACTTGAAATGAGGGTTCATCCTGCAATGATTCCTGAAAGACATCCGCTTGCAAGTGTTAATGATTCATTTAATGCAATATTTATAAAGGGAAACGCTGTTGGAGATATAATGCTTTATGGAAGAGGAGCAGGTGATTTACCAACAGGAAGTGCGGTTGTGGCAGATATTATATCTATTCTTAGAGGCAGTGTTGATGTGTCTGCTATTAGTACAGTTAAAAAGAATTTTTGGGATAGAAAAATTAATTCTATGGATAAAACAAGAAGTGAATACTATGTGAGAATAACCGTAAAAGATCTTCCAGGTGTTCTTGGTGAAATTTCAATGATTTTTGGAAATGAAGGAGTTAGTCTTCTTTCTGTTATGCAAAAGGGAAAAAGAGAGGAATGTGTTACTGTAGTTTATTTCACTCACTTAGCAAACGAGGGAATGATAAATAGTGCCATAGAGAAGATTAAAAATTCTAAGTACACCAAGAGTGTAGACAATATTATAAGAATAGAAAATATACAATAA